One Calditrichia bacterium DNA window includes the following coding sequences:
- a CDS encoding cyclic nucleotide-binding domain-containing protein, whose protein sequence is MDSFWSNIFRNRNEESEKISTILSRIPIFQELSRRDLAAVERILHHRAYKSGESVFFQNDPSAGMYIILKGKVQVIYEPTQQVIAELFDGDFFGELALVDDSPRSATVIARMDCEMLGFFRSDLLDLIERKPKLGLAISLQLMSVISERLRKSNDQVQALQKKLYELRQEKRREATGT, encoded by the coding sequence ATGGATAGTTTCTGGAGTAACATTTTCCGCAACCGCAATGAAGAATCCGAAAAAATCAGCACCATTCTTTCCCGAATCCCCATTTTTCAGGAGTTGAGCCGACGGGATTTAGCGGCGGTAGAGCGAATCCTGCATCACCGGGCCTACAAATCCGGGGAATCTGTTTTTTTCCAAAACGATCCCTCGGCAGGAATGTATATTATTCTGAAGGGCAAAGTGCAGGTGATTTACGAACCGACCCAACAGGTAATAGCCGAATTATTTGACGGCGATTTTTTCGGGGAGCTTGCGTTAGTGGATGATTCCCCGCGATCGGCAACGGTGATTGCCCGGATGGATTGCGAAATGCTTGGCTTTTTCCGCTCGGATTTGCTGGATTTGATTGAGCGAAAACCCAAGCTCGGGCTGGCCATTTCGTTGCAGCTGATGTCCGTTATCAGCGAACGTTTGCGAAAATCCAACGACCAGGTGCAGGCGTTGCAAAAGAAATTGTATGAACTTCGACAGGAAAAACGCCGCGAAGCGACAGGAACGTAA
- a CDS encoding aldo/keto reductase has translation MEYRFLGKSGLKVSALSFGAWVTFGDQIGEDVAYAAMKAAYDAGVNFFDNAEVYSQGKAETMMGNVIKKAGWKRSDLVVSTKIFWGGNGPNDKGLSRKHIVEGTDAALKRLQMEYVDLIFCHRPDLYTPIEETVRAMNHVIHQGKAFYWGTSEWSAEQIREAYRIARQEHLIPPLMEQPQYNMLHRDRVEKEYALLYDEIGLGTTIWSPLASGLLTGKYNKGIPDGTRLSLPDYEWLKKRILSEEGQKNIDKVRKLEPIANDLGISLPQLALAWCLKNPNVSTVITGASKPEQVTENMKTLDVVSKLTDDVMEKIETVLDNRPKTDPDWRG, from the coding sequence ATGGAATATCGTTTTTTGGGAAAATCCGGATTGAAAGTATCGGCGCTCTCTTTTGGCGCATGGGTAACATTTGGCGATCAGATCGGCGAGGACGTCGCATATGCCGCAATGAAAGCCGCATACGATGCCGGCGTCAATTTTTTTGATAATGCGGAAGTCTATTCGCAAGGCAAAGCCGAAACGATGATGGGCAACGTCATCAAAAAAGCTGGCTGGAAGCGTTCGGATCTGGTGGTTTCCACCAAAATATTTTGGGGCGGAAACGGCCCGAACGACAAAGGCTTATCGCGGAAACACATCGTCGAAGGCACGGACGCCGCGCTGAAACGCCTGCAAATGGAATATGTCGATCTCATTTTCTGCCACCGCCCGGATTTATACACGCCCATCGAAGAAACCGTGCGGGCGATGAACCACGTCATCCATCAGGGCAAAGCATTTTATTGGGGAACCAGCGAGTGGAGTGCCGAGCAAATTCGCGAAGCCTACCGCATCGCGCGGCAGGAGCACCTCATTCCGCCACTGATGGAACAGCCGCAATACAACATGCTGCATCGCGATCGCGTGGAAAAAGAATACGCTTTGCTGTATGACGAAATCGGTTTGGGCACCACCATCTGGAGCCCGCTGGCCAGCGGATTGCTCACCGGAAAATATAACAAAGGCATTCCCGATGGCACCCGTCTTTCGCTGCCGGATTACGAGTGGCTGAAAAAACGGATTTTGAGCGAGGAAGGGCAAAAAAACATCGACAAAGTGCGGAAGCTGGAACCGATCGCCAACGATTTGGGAATATCGCTGCCGCAACTGGCGCTGGCCTGGTGCCTCAAAAATCCCAATGTGAGCACGGTTATCACCGGCGCATCCAAACCGGAGCAGGTGACGGAAAACATGAAAACGCTCGATGTCGTCAGCAAACTCACTGACGATGTGATGGAAAAAATTGAAACAGTGCTGGACAATCGCCCCAAAACCGATCCGGATTGGCGCGGGTAA
- a CDS encoding AI-2E family transporter translates to MEEQLGRWLKMVVFVAVLLTILYFLFEIGDLVRLIVISGLLAYIFDPVVTKIESYGTSRTVATVIFAVIFLVIIGAVFVTIIPLITREISNLSEGIQPEKAQLLIAQLQTAINDVLNMFGVQDVSVTNRIANYLVQFGSSLFVDLFGVLSVFTNLLLIPFMTFFLVKDGRSIKKHLISLVPNRYFEPTCNLLYKMDLQLGNYFRGQMFSVVIISSLAAFGLWVIGVPYSLFVGVFAGVANVIPYIGPICGALAAVIISLIEGGGSDQLMYVFVVFGLVQLFDNVFVQPNVMARNISLPPLVLLFAVIIGGKFFGILGMLLSVPFTAIAKVTFEEGLKVYRTYRFS, encoded by the coding sequence ATGGAAGAACAACTGGGACGTTGGTTGAAAATGGTGGTGTTTGTCGCTGTTTTGCTCACCATTTTATATTTTCTTTTTGAAATTGGCGATCTCGTTCGGTTGATTGTTATTTCCGGGCTGCTTGCCTATATTTTTGATCCGGTTGTCACTAAAATTGAATCGTACGGCACCAGCCGAACGGTTGCAACGGTCATTTTTGCCGTGATATTTTTGGTGATAATCGGTGCTGTTTTTGTAACGATCATCCCCCTCATAACGCGAGAGATCAGCAATCTCAGCGAAGGCATTCAGCCGGAGAAGGCGCAGTTGCTTATTGCCCAATTGCAAACAGCCATCAACGATGTATTGAACATGTTCGGTGTTCAGGATGTGAGCGTTACCAACCGGATTGCGAACTATCTGGTACAGTTTGGCAGTTCGCTGTTTGTTGATTTGTTTGGCGTGCTTTCCGTGTTCACCAATTTGCTGCTTATTCCGTTTATGACATTTTTTTTGGTGAAAGACGGTCGCAGTATCAAAAAACATCTGATCAGTCTGGTGCCCAACCGCTATTTTGAGCCAACTTGTAACTTGCTGTATAAAATGGATTTACAGCTCGGAAACTACTTCCGCGGACAGATGTTCAGCGTTGTGATCATCAGTTCGCTGGCTGCGTTCGGGTTGTGGGTGATTGGTGTGCCGTATTCGCTATTTGTTGGTGTTTTTGCCGGCGTTGCGAATGTGATTCCGTATATCGGTCCTATTTGCGGTGCGTTGGCAGCAGTCATCATTTCCCTTATTGAAGGGGGCGGTTCCGATCAGCTAATGTATGTTTTTGTTGTATTTGGGTTGGTTCAGTTGTTTGATAACGTGTTTGTGCAACCAAACGTGATGGCCCGGAATATATCACTACCGCCGCTGGTGTTGCTGTTTGCTGTAATTATCGGGGGAAAGTTTTTCGGGATTTTGGGAATGTTGCTTTCGGTGCCGTTTACGGCAATTGCCAAAGTTACATTCGAGGAAGGGTTAAAAGTTTACCGCACGTATCGTTTTTCGTAA
- a CDS encoding C10 family peptidase, whose protein sequence is MNIKRKYLYAIPAVLVLFIGFEMLSRVLLSPNLVEIEGSPPYLLQTTWHQIGDYAAFVEHDTDAGCWATAIAQIAHFHKLNPSGKINYTTTAGKQIVVELDDFSFDHAQFADHLDAHSGDAAKEQVGKYIYYIAALIYTNFGSSGYIEHETMMERIETHLNCDVGFYEYTKATWLGSQPEIRALIQREMDARRPMMMYFDNGDDFGHAAVIDSYVLQNGQFFVHLNMGWGGKNDGWYQPFKKLMGMRDDLQNRFLVTVSPKL, encoded by the coding sequence GTGAACATAAAACGCAAATACCTGTATGCGATACCTGCCGTTTTGGTGTTGTTCATTGGTTTTGAGATGTTATCTCGTGTGTTGTTAAGCCCGAATCTTGTCGAAATCGAAGGCAGTCCGCCGTATCTGTTGCAGACCACTTGGCATCAAATTGGGGATTACGCCGCGTTTGTTGAACACGATACGGACGCCGGATGTTGGGCGACCGCCATCGCCCAAATTGCCCATTTCCACAAACTGAATCCATCGGGAAAAATTAATTACACAACGACAGCCGGCAAACAGATAGTGGTCGAACTGGATGATTTTTCATTCGATCACGCGCAATTTGCGGATCACCTCGATGCGCATTCCGGCGACGCGGCAAAGGAACAGGTGGGGAAATATATCTATTACATCGCCGCGCTGATTTATACCAATTTCGGGTCATCCGGATATATTGAACACGAAACCATGATGGAGAGAATCGAAACGCATTTGAATTGCGATGTCGGGTTTTATGAATACACCAAAGCAACCTGGTTGGGCAGCCAGCCGGAAATCCGGGCGCTAATCCAGCGGGAAATGGACGCGCGTCGCCCGATGATGATGTATTTTGATAACGGCGATGACTTTGGGCACGCCGCTGTAATCGACAGTTATGTATTACAAAACGGGCAATTTTTCGTTCATTTGAACATGGGTTGGGGCGGCAAAAATGACGGCTGGTATCAGCCGTTCAAGAAGTTAATGGGCATGCGTGACGATCTACAAAATCGTTTTTTGGTTACGGTTTCGCCAAAGTTATAA
- the trxA gene encoding thioredoxin, whose protein sequence is MAYDVQNFQQEVIQKSFEKPVLVDFWAEWCGPCKILGPVLEKLAEKHNDKWVLAKVNTEVHQELAMQYGIRGIPNVKLFIDGQVTDEFTGAMPEAAIEQWLQKAIPSKFAQHVAQAADLLQRGDIQKSQEILESVLAAEPGNLAAKAMLARSLAFSNPQKAVELAQDLEGTEHYDLSEALSEIAYLYDRAENPDKLPEAPVKSQYLQAIADLKQLDFEKALKTFIEIIIEDRYYDDDGARKACIAIFKYLGDSSELTRDYRTRLSRAMY, encoded by the coding sequence ATGGCTTACGATGTTCAAAATTTTCAACAGGAAGTGATCCAGAAAAGCTTTGAAAAACCGGTGCTGGTCGATTTTTGGGCAGAATGGTGCGGACCCTGCAAAATTCTCGGTCCGGTGCTGGAAAAACTGGCTGAGAAACACAACGATAAATGGGTTCTCGCAAAAGTGAACACCGAGGTGCACCAGGAATTGGCGATGCAATACGGCATTCGCGGCATCCCGAATGTGAAGCTGTTTATCGACGGGCAGGTGACGGACGAATTTACCGGCGCGATGCCGGAAGCCGCGATTGAGCAGTGGCTGCAGAAAGCCATTCCCAGCAAATTTGCCCAACACGTGGCGCAGGCGGCGGATTTGCTCCAGCGTGGCGACATCCAAAAATCACAGGAAATATTAGAGAGCGTTTTGGCTGCGGAACCGGGAAATTTGGCTGCCAAAGCGATGCTGGCGCGATCGCTGGCGTTTTCTAATCCCCAAAAAGCGGTGGAACTGGCCCAGGATTTGGAAGGCACCGAACATTACGATTTGAGCGAAGCGCTCAGCGAAATTGCCTATTTATACGATCGGGCGGAGAACCCGGACAAACTGCCGGAAGCGCCGGTTAAGTCTCAATATTTACAGGCAATTGCAGATTTGAAACAACTGGATTTTGAGAAAGCGTTGAAAACATTTATCGAAATTATTATCGAAGATCGTTATTACGATGACGACGGTGCGCGCAAAGCCTGCATCGCCATTTTTAAATATTTGGGCGACAGCAGCGAACTCACCCGCGATTACCGAACCCGGCTCAGCCGGGCAATGTATTAG
- a CDS encoding alpha/beta fold hydrolase: MNYIYLHGFASSPKSYKGSYIQQRFAEIGKTLHCPDLNGADFEHLTISSQLSIIRELADSLSGEITLIGSSLGGYLAALFAEDEQRVSRLVMMCPAFQFASRYAKRMPPETLEKWRNDGFIELYHFGYKTSKRLHFGVIEDAAPHDNRELQRRLPALIIHGLRDEVVPYSLSVDYLEGQPQAQLLLLNADHGMADAVDLIWQQIKLFLDI, translated from the coding sequence ATGAATTACATATACTTACACGGTTTTGCATCCAGCCCAAAATCTTACAAAGGATCATACATTCAGCAGCGTTTTGCGGAAATCGGCAAAACGCTGCATTGCCCGGACTTGAACGGTGCAGATTTTGAACACCTGACCATTTCCAGCCAATTGAGCATCATTCGCGAACTGGCGGATTCGCTGTCCGGTGAGATTACGCTCATCGGCTCCAGTTTGGGCGGGTATTTGGCGGCACTGTTTGCAGAGGACGAGCAGCGCGTTTCGCGATTGGTGATGATGTGTCCGGCGTTTCAATTTGCCAGCAGATACGCCAAACGCATGCCGCCGGAAACGCTGGAAAAATGGCGAAACGATGGCTTTATCGAACTGTATCATTTTGGATACAAAACCAGCAAGCGGTTGCATTTTGGGGTGATCGAAGATGCGGCTCCGCACGATAACCGGGAGTTGCAACGCCGTTTGCCGGCGCTGATCATCCACGGATTGCGCGATGAAGTGGTGCCGTATTCGTTAAGTGTGGATTATCTGGAAGGTCAGCCGCAGGCGCAATTGCTGCTGCTCAATGCGGATCACGGCATGGCGGATGCGGTAGATTTAATCTGGCAACAAATCAAATTATTTCTGGATATTTGA
- a CDS encoding YihY/virulence factor BrkB family protein — protein sequence MKIIRALWKLLKLTALKWEDDNIAWMSAALAYYTLFSLAPTFIILVVIGGKFFGEEAVKGQIVYYLEDLIGHNSALVIQNMIEAGESLATLSFGNIIGVLLVLYAATNVFFQLKNTLNEIWEIPNGQRHWVVSMLLNRILSVVMVLSIGILLLGSVLIDITLAVFDEILTEFMPMFDHVSIWKAANLGISFVLNGILFSVIYKYLPDAKVKWQDVWLGAAIASFLFTASKFLIALYLGNSQIISLFGAASSFVAILVWVYFSAQLLLLGASFTHFYAYEYGSHVGEPYTGKLAMNGTNREIGQSSTKEQD from the coding sequence ATGAAAATTATACGCGCACTGTGGAAGCTTCTCAAATTAACCGCGCTAAAATGGGAAGATGATAACATCGCATGGATGTCTGCGGCACTGGCGTATTACACCTTGTTTTCGCTGGCGCCAACATTCATTATTCTGGTTGTTATCGGTGGAAAATTTTTTGGCGAAGAAGCCGTAAAAGGGCAAATTGTTTACTATCTGGAAGACCTGATCGGACATAATTCCGCGTTGGTCATCCAAAACATGATTGAAGCAGGCGAAAGCCTGGCAACGCTGTCTTTCGGGAATATCATCGGTGTGTTGCTGGTGCTGTATGCGGCAACCAACGTATTTTTTCAGCTCAAAAATACGCTCAACGAAATTTGGGAAATTCCCAACGGGCAACGGCATTGGGTTGTCAGCATGTTGCTCAACCGCATTTTATCGGTGGTGATGGTTTTGTCCATCGGAATTTTGCTGCTCGGCAGCGTGCTGATCGACATTACACTGGCGGTTTTTGACGAAATTTTGACGGAATTTATGCCGATGTTCGATCACGTTTCCATTTGGAAAGCGGCAAATTTGGGCATTTCGTTTGTGCTCAACGGCATCCTTTTTTCGGTAATTTACAAATATCTGCCGGACGCAAAAGTGAAATGGCAGGATGTGTGGCTGGGTGCGGCTATTGCCTCGTTTCTGTTCACCGCCAGCAAATTTTTGATCGCGCTGTATTTGGGCAACAGCCAAATTATATCGTTGTTTGGCGCGGCCAGCTCATTTGTCGCGATTTTGGTGTGGGTGTATTTTTCCGCACAGCTATTGCTGTTGGGCGCATCATTCACCCATTTTTACGCGTATGAATACGGATCACACGTTGGCGAACCCTACACCGGAAAATTGGCGATGAACGGCACCAACCGGGAAATCGGGCAATCATCAACCAAAGAACAGGATTAA
- the sppA gene encoding signal peptide peptidase SppA, with translation MREWQKILLLIVICFVAAGLFYRTMFREISSTTTGIASPAILELTLSGTIPERAADDPFRDALGEGAFVTMQDALKLIRNAKRDDRIKALVLRPMGMVAGWAKTDEIRNALLSFKESGKPLYAYLDFAGEREYYLATVADTIVGLGTGIWNVNGFAARPTFFKQTLEKIGVKADFVAHKEYKNAPDEYTRESMSAQQRQILNTIVDQYYGAFFDTLSANLDMPTTELQRHIDTGLFSIQKAHEFGFVDTLMYYESFKTHLENQFDKKPKFVGNSAYGKVNGADLGITATETVAVIYGVGSIIGGGEGLYRQGEFITSGGMSKAVRDAAENDDIKAIILRLDSPGGSGTASDIIWQEIMEARKKKPVIASISDMAASGGYYLAMAADTIIAHPHSLVGSIGIYAGKFSMGELYEKIGITGETVSRGRNAAMFSDATPFTPEQRQIMSDFLLEFYNDFVNKVAESRGMTPENAESLAKGRVWTGSEGKANGLVDELGDFSDAIRIAKEMSGIPLDDSVKLAIYPRLESYFERLFSSLPFAIDANIELPPLVKLPPHFRQMLLAMPHFQPGEPLFWEINTFETGQQ, from the coding sequence ATGAGAGAATGGCAAAAAATTTTGCTGTTAATCGTCATTTGTTTTGTGGCGGCAGGGCTTTTTTACCGGACGATGTTCCGAGAAATCAGTTCGACGACAACCGGTATTGCATCGCCGGCGATTCTGGAATTGACATTGTCCGGCACCATTCCCGAACGCGCCGCAGACGATCCGTTTCGCGATGCGCTGGGCGAAGGCGCATTTGTGACGATGCAGGACGCGCTCAAACTGATCCGCAACGCCAAACGCGACGATCGCATAAAAGCGCTGGTGCTGCGCCCGATGGGCATGGTTGCCGGATGGGCGAAAACAGACGAAATCCGCAACGCACTGCTTTCTTTCAAAGAATCCGGAAAACCGCTGTACGCCTATCTCGATTTTGCCGGCGAACGGGAATATTATCTGGCCACGGTGGCGGACACCATTGTTGGATTGGGCACCGGCATCTGGAACGTAAACGGCTTTGCTGCACGTCCGACATTCTTCAAACAAACCCTTGAAAAAATTGGTGTTAAAGCAGATTTTGTGGCACATAAGGAATACAAAAACGCGCCGGACGAATACACTCGCGAGAGCATGTCCGCACAGCAGCGGCAAATTCTCAACACGATTGTGGATCAATATTATGGAGCGTTTTTCGATACGCTTTCCGCAAATCTGGATATGCCGACGACGGAATTGCAGCGGCACATCGACACCGGATTGTTCAGCATCCAAAAAGCGCACGAATTCGGCTTTGTCGATACGCTGATGTATTACGAATCTTTCAAAACCCACCTCGAAAACCAGTTCGACAAAAAACCGAAATTTGTGGGCAACAGCGCCTACGGCAAAGTAAACGGCGCGGATTTGGGTATTACCGCAACGGAAACTGTCGCGGTAATTTACGGTGTCGGCAGCATCATCGGCGGCGGCGAAGGGCTGTATCGCCAGGGCGAATTTATCACATCCGGCGGCATGTCCAAAGCGGTGCGCGACGCCGCGGAAAATGACGACATCAAAGCCATCATTTTGCGGCTGGATAGTCCCGGCGGCTCCGGCACAGCATCGGACATCATCTGGCAGGAAATTATGGAAGCCCGCAAAAAGAAACCGGTGATCGCCTCGATTTCCGATATGGCGGCATCCGGCGGCTATTATCTGGCGATGGCAGCCGATACAATTATCGCGCATCCGCACAGCTTGGTCGGCAGCATCGGGATTTATGCCGGTAAATTTTCGATGGGCGAATTGTATGAGAAAATCGGCATCACCGGCGAAACGGTTTCGCGCGGGCGCAACGCCGCAATGTTCAGCGATGCAACGCCGTTCACGCCGGAACAGCGCCAAATTATGAGCGATTTTCTGCTGGAATTTTACAACGATTTTGTGAACAAAGTGGCCGAATCGCGCGGCATGACCCCGGAAAACGCCGAGTCGCTGGCAAAAGGTAGGGTGTGGACGGGCAGCGAAGGCAAAGCCAACGGGCTCGTCGATGAACTCGGCGATTTTAGCGACGCCATTCGCATTGCCAAAGAAATGAGCGGCATTCCGCTGGACGATTCCGTAAAACTGGCGATTTATCCGCGACTGGAATCCTATTTCGAGCGACTGTTCAGCAGCCTGCCGTTTGCGATCGATGCCAACATTGAGCTGCCGCCGTTGGTAAAACTGCCGCCGCACTTCCGGCAAATGTTGCTGGCGATGCCGCATTTTCAGCCCGGCGAGCCGCTGTTTTGGGAAATCAACACTTTCGAAACGGGGCAACAATGA
- a CDS encoding prolyl oligopeptidase family serine peptidase gives MALIFAGIALLICQPAPQQPVEVADSAIGQTAQQTGDGNYLLYLPENFSEETRWPLIVYLHGASLRGENPKKVGEYGLPRMLKKRGDFPFVVLSPQCPSGESWHEQNWLMPLIDDISEKYGIDTQRIYLTGVSLGGSGTWFWGAQFPEKFAAIAPLCGYGNPETANALKHTPIWTFHGAKDRTVPVELTDKMVAALEAANGNVRFSRLRNKGHNIVEDVYQNEDLYEWFLDHRR, from the coding sequence ATGGCGCTGATTTTCGCAGGCATCGCGCTGCTGATCTGCCAACCGGCGCCGCAACAACCGGTTGAGGTTGCAGATTCCGCGATTGGCCAAACTGCGCAGCAAACCGGCGATGGCAACTACCTGCTCTATCTGCCGGAAAATTTTTCGGAAGAAACGCGCTGGCCGCTGATTGTTTATTTGCACGGTGCATCGCTGCGGGGCGAAAATCCCAAAAAAGTGGGCGAATACGGCTTGCCGCGCATGTTGAAAAAACGCGGCGATTTTCCGTTTGTGGTACTCTCCCCGCAATGTCCGTCCGGCGAAAGTTGGCACGAACAGAATTGGCTGATGCCACTCATCGATGACATTTCAGAAAAATACGGCATCGACACGCAGCGAATTTACCTCACCGGTGTCAGTTTGGGCGGCAGCGGCACATGGTTTTGGGGCGCGCAATTTCCGGAGAAATTTGCGGCAATCGCGCCGCTGTGTGGCTACGGCAATCCCGAAACGGCGAATGCGCTGAAACATACGCCGATCTGGACATTTCACGGCGCAAAAGATCGCACGGTGCCCGTTGAGCTCACCGATAAAATGGTTGCTGCGCTGGAAGCCGCAAACGGCAATGTGCGGTTTTCGCGATTGCGCAACAAAGGCCATAATATTGTGGAAGACGTGTATCAAAATGAAGATTTGTACGAATGGTTTCTCGATCATCGCCGTTGA
- a CDS encoding purine-nucleoside phosphorylase, with translation MSIDMQLKESLAFIRQHTKQQPRIGLILGSGLGDFADTLDGEDRIPTADIPNYPRSTVHGHKGFLVFGKVGGVPVIAVQGRTHFYEGHDIAKVTFVVRLMGELGVEKLLVTNAAGGVNPRFSPGDLMAIDDQINLMFRNPLIGQPVGPEPRFPDMCGSYHPPFTDLIEDTAIELGIRMKRGVLFVSTGPNYETAAEVRMIQRFGGDAASMSTVPEVIVARARGIKVAGISCITNHATGISTDQLSHEEVTEIANRVKPEFQRLLRALIPRMDGLV, from the coding sequence ATGAGCATAGACATGCAATTGAAAGAAAGCCTGGCGTTTATCCGGCAGCACACCAAACAGCAACCGCGAATCGGATTAATTTTGGGCTCCGGTTTGGGCGATTTTGCCGACACCCTCGATGGCGAAGATCGCATTCCCACCGCCGATATTCCCAATTACCCGCGATCCACGGTGCACGGACACAAAGGATTTTTGGTGTTCGGTAAAGTGGGCGGCGTTCCGGTGATCGCTGTTCAGGGACGAACCCATTTTTACGAAGGGCACGACATCGCCAAAGTAACATTTGTGGTGCGATTGATGGGCGAATTGGGTGTGGAAAAATTGCTGGTGACCAACGCTGCCGGCGGCGTCAATCCCCGGTTTTCTCCCGGCGATTTGATGGCGATTGACGACCAGATCAACCTGATGTTTCGCAATCCGCTGATCGGGCAGCCGGTAGGACCGGAGCCGCGATTCCCGGATATGTGCGGCAGCTATCACCCGCCATTCACAGATTTGATCGAAGATACCGCGATTGAACTGGGCATCCGCATGAAGCGCGGCGTGCTGTTTGTTTCCACCGGACCGAATTACGAAACCGCAGCCGAAGTGCGCATGATCCAGCGGTTTGGCGGCGATGCCGCCAGCATGTCCACTGTGCCGGAGGTAATTGTGGCGCGGGCACGCGGCATCAAAGTGGCAGGCATTTCCTGCATCACCAATCACGCGACGGGCATCAGCACAGACCAGCTTTCCCACGAGGAAGTGACGGAAATTGCCAATCGCGTAAAACCGGAATTCCAGCGGCTGCTCCGGGCGCTTATCCCAAGGATGGATGGGTTGGTTTAG
- a CDS encoding CDP-alcohol phosphatidyltransferase family protein: MSDQIPLSQKLFEKGKVFTLSNFMSFIRLVGAFYLYHVTMQHQTVLAIVVTFVLVFTDFADGYFARKLNQISELGKVLDPLADKVTAGLVFLALYLEYGLPFWIVAVIIGRDILILLGSAFLITKLPYVTPSAMPGKIAVTLLSLLYLVYLVGYEPLKLPLEYLAMAMIIISTIHYVFVFFNKSKENKQKDPS; this comes from the coding sequence ATGAGCGATCAAATCCCGCTATCGCAAAAATTATTTGAAAAAGGCAAGGTGTTCACCCTTTCCAATTTCATGAGTTTTATCCGGTTGGTGGGTGCTTTTTATTTGTATCACGTAACCATGCAGCACCAAACCGTGCTGGCAATTGTGGTAACTTTTGTGCTGGTGTTTACCGATTTTGCCGACGGATATTTTGCGCGTAAACTCAATCAAATCAGCGAGTTGGGAAAAGTGCTCGATCCGCTGGCGGACAAAGTGACCGCCGGGCTGGTATTCCTCGCGCTATATCTGGAATACGGGCTGCCGTTCTGGATTGTCGCGGTGATCATCGGGCGGGACATTCTCATTTTGCTCGGCTCGGCGTTCCTCATCACCAAACTGCCGTATGTAACGCCTTCGGCGATGCCCGGTAAAATTGCCGTTACGCTGCTCTCGCTGCTGTATCTGGTTTATCTGGTCGGATACGAACCGCTCAAACTGCCGCTGGAATATCTGGCAATGGCGATGATTATCATTTCGACGATTCATTACGTATTCGTATTTTTCAACAAATCCAAAGAAAACAAACAGAAAGATCCGTCATGA